One part of the Acinetobacter sp. XS-4 genome encodes these proteins:
- a CDS encoding lauroyl acyltransferase, with amino-acid sequence MTKKERQFKSGEFRFSFLSFKYWGIWFLAFILMFFAMLPWAIQWRLADVLSKIAWKSLGSRRKTTLRNLEACFPEKTPMQIEVKAKQVFVDTLTGVFEALNAWYSPNWFKSRVHIDGLENLTNNQENGVLLLGTHSTLLDAGGAACTLFFNMDVVYRPQNNPFLDFLIHRSRARVYKNQIARDNMRGLIQNLKHGHAIWYSPDQDFGLKQGVMASFFGVQAATVTAHRRLMDISKAAAVPLYFYRSGNIRNPQYHVLVEPKLENFPSGCEVSDAERVNKIIENQIRIAPTQYMWFHRRFKTRPAGEKKFY; translated from the coding sequence ATGACGAAAAAAGAACGGCAGTTTAAATCTGGCGAATTTCGATTTTCCTTTTTATCGTTTAAATATTGGGGTATATGGTTTTTAGCTTTTATTCTAATGTTTTTTGCGATGTTACCTTGGGCTATTCAATGGCGTCTCGCTGATGTTCTTTCGAAAATAGCATGGAAATCTTTAGGTTCAAGACGAAAAACAACATTGCGTAATTTAGAAGCATGCTTTCCTGAAAAAACACCTATGCAAATTGAAGTGAAGGCCAAACAGGTTTTTGTGGATACTCTAACGGGTGTATTTGAGGCTTTAAATGCTTGGTATAGTCCAAACTGGTTTAAAAGCCGTGTTCACATAGATGGATTAGAGAATTTAACTAATAATCAGGAAAATGGCGTACTTTTATTAGGCACTCATAGTACGCTTTTAGATGCTGGTGGAGCCGCGTGTACATTATTTTTTAATATGGACGTAGTTTACAGACCTCAAAACAATCCCTTTTTAGATTTTCTGATTCATCGTAGTCGTGCAAGAGTGTATAAAAACCAGATTGCTCGAGACAACATGCGTGGACTGATCCAAAATCTTAAACATGGTCATGCCATATGGTATAGCCCAGATCAGGATTTCGGCTTAAAGCAAGGTGTAATGGCATCATTTTTTGGAGTGCAGGCGGCTACTGTCACAGCTCACCGCAGACTTATGGATATCTCAAAAGCAGCAGCAGTGCCTTTGTACTTTTACAGAAGTGGCAATATCAGAAATCCTCAATATCATGTTCTCGTGGAACCTAAATTAGAGAATTTTCCGAGTGGCTGTGAAGTTAGTGATGCTGAAAGAGTCAATAAGATTATTGAGAATCAAATTCGTATTGCCCCTACCCAATACATGTGGTTCCATCGACGCTTTAAGACGCGACCTGCTGGTGAAAAGAAATTCTATTGA
- a CDS encoding glycosyl hydrolase 108 family protein — translation MNIDQYLEAIIDREGGYVNHPSDHGRATKFGITEVVARSQGYEGDMRDLPLALAKSIYKQQYWFEPQFDQINEISPAIAEELFDTAINCGVNFAKPLLQRALNLLNKQGKEGWPNLALDGQYGPLTFQALSTYLNRRNKDGETVLLRVLNIMQGQHYIEITEKNPNYEDFFYGWILNRVAL, via the coding sequence ATGAATATTGACCAGTACTTAGAAGCAATCATAGACAGGGAAGGTGGATATGTTAATCATCCATCAGACCATGGACGTGCCACCAAATTTGGCATTACAGAAGTAGTCGCTCGATCACAAGGATATGAAGGTGATATGCGAGATTTACCTTTAGCTCTGGCTAAGTCAATTTATAAACAACAATATTGGTTTGAGCCCCAATTTGACCAGATCAATGAGATTAGCCCTGCTATTGCAGAAGAGTTATTTGATACGGCTATAAATTGTGGAGTCAACTTTGCAAAACCCTTGTTACAACGTGCTTTAAATCTGCTAAATAAGCAGGGTAAGGAAGGTTGGCCAAATCTTGCTTTAGATGGTCAATATGGGCCGCTGACTTTTCAAGCACTGAGTACGTATTTGAACAGGCGTAATAAAGACGGAGAAACGGTATTACTACGCGTTTTAAATATTATGCAAGGGCAGCACTATATCGAAATTACAGAGAAGAACCCAAATTACGAAGATTTCTTTTATGGGTGGATTTTAAACAGGGTAGCGTTGTAA
- a CDS encoding class I SAM-dependent methyltransferase: MTIKEVVSPIDLRKAADALEWAEEVNVKRPWRYEFFSMYVAEIKLLNIKTPKILEIGAGPGYLAKTLLENIESLEYTALDFSEAMHELSRKNLGLLSSKANYLTANFKDSGWYDVCQQETFDVVIIHQALHELRHKNFAKEFHIQVRNHLLNTNSLYIVTDHIVKDEEGMKNKDLFMAIDEHINTFSLAGFKNVQLLKEKNALCSFKLY; encoded by the coding sequence ATGACTATAAAGGAAGTTGTAAGTCCAATTGACCTAAGAAAAGCGGCTGATGCTTTAGAGTGGGCTGAAGAAGTAAATGTGAAACGCCCTTGGAGATATGAATTTTTTAGTATGTATGTGGCTGAGATTAAGCTACTCAATATCAAAACACCTAAGATTCTTGAGATAGGCGCTGGTCCTGGCTATTTGGCAAAAACTCTATTAGAAAATATAGAGTCTCTAGAATACACAGCTTTAGATTTTTCTGAAGCTATGCATGAGTTGTCTAGAAAAAATTTAGGATTACTATCGAGTAAAGCTAACTACTTAACTGCAAATTTTAAAGACTCTGGTTGGTATGATGTGTGCCAACAAGAAACTTTCGATGTCGTCATTATTCATCAAGCTTTACATGAGCTAAGGCATAAAAATTTTGCTAAAGAATTTCACATACAAGTTAGAAATCATCTATTAAATACAAATTCTTTATATATAGTGACCGATCATATCGTCAAAGATGAGGAAGGAATGAAAAATAAAGACTTATTTATGGCTATTGATGAGCATATAAATACATTTTCTTTAGCTGGTTTTAAAAATGTTCAATTATTAAAAGAAAAGAATGCATTATGTTCTTTTAAGCTTTATTAA
- a CDS encoding LysE family transporter yields MVSFMFIGLVVTILLTPGPTNTLLASAGIQAGVKQSLKLIPAEVMGYLIAITSWGILLESVSHLIPWLPALLKLISATFILYLAFKLWITSTKDIKLDNPLITPKALFVATLLNPKALLFASAIFPHAAWEVLHVYFIHIAVFLSLITPIAFLWIAFGTVLISNKVTWLNQRNLQRTAAFILTFFAMPIGYSAISSF; encoded by the coding sequence ATGGTGTCATTTATGTTTATTGGACTTGTAGTCACCATTTTGTTGACTCCAGGCCCAACAAATACATTGTTAGCCTCGGCTGGAATACAAGCAGGGGTGAAGCAGTCTCTTAAACTTATTCCTGCTGAAGTGATGGGTTATCTCATTGCAATTACATCATGGGGTATTTTGCTGGAGTCAGTTTCACATCTTATTCCATGGCTTCCTGCTTTATTAAAGTTAATAAGTGCCACTTTTATTCTCTATCTTGCATTTAAACTTTGGATAACCTCAACAAAGGATATTAAATTAGATAACCCACTTATTACGCCTAAGGCTTTATTTGTCGCAACACTTTTAAACCCTAAAGCTTTACTCTTTGCTTCTGCTATTTTTCCACATGCAGCATGGGAAGTGCTTCACGTATATTTTATTCATATTGCTGTTTTTTTATCATTAATTACACCCATTGCTTTTTTATGGATTGCTTTTGGAACCGTATTAATTTCAAACAAAGTAACTTGGTTAAACCAACGTAATTTACAACGTACGGCTGCATTTATTTTAACTTTTTTTGCTATGCCAATCGGTTATTCAGCGATTAGCTCATTTTAA
- a CDS encoding LexA family transcriptional regulator encodes MALKDRLKDSRIKAKKTQAEVAEAVKMSQPAYQALESGKNLKSAFLPLIAQFLGVDGYWLTTGNTEDSFKDSDVFNPTVVSAESTDQYVWIEVVEANFSCGTGESIEFHFDAINGKIPFPASFFKEKRVAQECMRIIKAKGDSMTDYIKDGDLVGIDISQTEVIDGEIYAVYFAGEGMIKQIFKEADGSLILHSLNEKFRDRRVTEENGKNFKVMGRQFWRAG; translated from the coding sequence ATGGCTCTTAAAGATCGTTTAAAAGATTCCAGAATTAAAGCGAAGAAAACTCAGGCTGAAGTAGCAGAAGCAGTCAAAATGTCTCAGCCTGCCTACCAAGCTTTAGAGTCAGGGAAAAATTTAAAATCTGCGTTTCTTCCATTAATTGCCCAATTTTTAGGTGTTGATGGGTATTGGCTAACAACTGGAAATACGGAAGATTCTTTTAAAGATAGTGATGTATTTAACCCTACTGTTGTAAGTGCTGAATCCACCGATCAATATGTCTGGATTGAAGTCGTAGAGGCTAATTTCTCTTGTGGTACGGGTGAGTCTATTGAGTTTCACTTCGATGCAATTAATGGAAAAATTCCTTTTCCAGCTTCATTTTTTAAAGAAAAACGAGTTGCTCAAGAATGCATGCGCATTATCAAAGCTAAAGGCGACAGCATGACAGACTACATTAAAGATGGAGATTTAGTCGGTATTGATATCTCTCAAACTGAAGTGATTGATGGCGAGATTTATGCGGTTTACTTTGCAGGCGAAGGAATGATTAAGCAAATTTTTAAAGAAGCAGATGGTTCTTTAATTTTGCATAGTTTAAATGAAAAATTTAGAGACCGACGTGTAACCGAGGAAAATGGGAAGAACTTTAAGGTCATGGGTCGTCAATTCTGGCGAGCGGGTTAA
- a CDS encoding pyrroline-5-carboxylate reductase dimerization domain-containing protein — translation MLSEIQPNICFIGSSNLALALIGGMVLKGFNKEKIHLIEEKKINDTQALKQKENGLKKADIVVLLLDPKQLKHTLAPFKKWLANKIIVSMMAGIDIAHLSSFTGSKKVIRVISNPPVLTHTGTHVLIASEQTDQLDKDLIETLYSATGQTFWAASETQSDAIIALSGSGPAYFFYILDSMIKTGVSLGLDKQFALELALQAATGAVEMIRKSNVPPADLCGKVTLANGITESALRMFELGNVSDDIRLAMKAAYHRSKEITSEIISEVN, via the coding sequence ATGTTAAGTGAAATACAACCTAATATTTGCTTTATTGGCAGTAGTAATTTAGCTTTGGCTTTAATAGGAGGAATGGTTTTAAAAGGGTTCAATAAAGAAAAAATACACTTAATTGAAGAGAAAAAAATTAATGATACACAAGCATTGAAGCAAAAAGAAAATGGTTTAAAAAAAGCTGACATTGTGGTGTTGTTATTAGATCCAAAACAACTAAAACATACACTTGCGCCGTTTAAAAAATGGTTAGCAAATAAGATTATTGTTTCAATGATGGCAGGGATTGATATTGCACATCTATCTAGTTTTACAGGTTCAAAGAAAGTTATTCGTGTGATTTCAAATCCGCCTGTGCTTACGCATACGGGTACTCACGTACTTATTGCTTCAGAACAAACGGATCAGCTTGATAAAGACTTGATTGAAACGTTGTATTCTGCAACAGGGCAAACTTTTTGGGCTGCTTCAGAAACACAAAGTGATGCCATTATTGCATTATCTGGTTCAGGGCCAGCTTACTTTTTCTATATTTTAGATAGCATGATTAAGACGGGTGTTTCACTAGGGCTAGATAAGCAATTTGCCTTGGAACTTGCACTTCAAGCTGCTACTGGTGCAGTTGAAATGATACGTAAAAGTAATGTTCCACCAGCGGATTTATGTGGAAAGGTCACTTTAGCAAACGGGATTACCGAATCTGCTTTACGAATGTTTGAATTAGGCAATGTGTCTGATGATATACGTTTAGCAATGAAGGCCGCATATCATCGTAGCAAAGAAATTACTTCAGAAATTATTTCTGAGGTTAATTAA
- the xseB gene encoding exodeoxyribonuclease VII small subunit, which translates to MNNEELTFKDGHDILKKNAELLESQESPDIDNLMKIVEESITAYKACKSRIEAVQQALDETFKE; encoded by the coding sequence ATGAATAATGAAGAGTTAACATTTAAGGACGGCCATGACATTTTGAAAAAAAATGCCGAATTACTTGAATCCCAAGAAAGCCCAGATATTGATAATTTAATGAAGATTGTTGAAGAATCAATTACCGCTTATAAGGCTTGTAAATCACGTATAGAAGCTGTTCAACAAGCTTTAGATGAAACATTCAAAGAATAA
- a CDS encoding IS3 family transposase (programmed frameshift) has translation MPVPKHSKELKLKVIQAYLDGSKGYKTLSKEFNVDLQTIRLWIENYKAQGEDGLNVKLQKTYYSPEFKIKAVQMLLDKIPVREVRRRLNLSGTSILRRWLAQYHEEGIAGFNTKRTYTNMTKQDKIKIVKPIRDDKEKSQQELIDELTALRAEVAFFKKAKSLKTEATYLNSICTADSVQVISELRQIYPLKLLLNIAKIARSTYFYHMKAACSNDKYTELKQQIKSIYHKHKGCYGYRRITLALKSAGIIINHKCVYRLMKTMGLKSRIRALKYRSYKSGCVGMVADNVLQRQFKANRPNQKWATDVTEFNVNGEKLYLSPIIDLFNGEIITFRIQRKLNYELVKEMLIHALAKLKRHEKPILHSDQGWQYQMAHYQQQLKQHGLIQSMSRKGNCLDNAVIESFFGILKSECFHGEKFQSIDELEKTIQTYIHYYNHERIKVKLQGLSPVQYRNQFLKTA, from the exons ATGCCAGTTCCAAAGCATTCAAAAGAGTTAAAACTAAAAGTAATTCAAGCCTACTTAGATGGGAGTAAAGGCTATAAAACTCTTTCCAAAGAGTTTAATGTTGATCTCCAAACTATCCGGTTATGGATTGAAAACTATAAAGCGCAAGGTGAAGATGGTCTCAATGTTAAACTTCAAAAGACTTATTATTCTCCAGAATTTAAAATCAAGGCTGTACAAATGCTTCTTGATAAGATACCGGTAAGAGAGGTCAGAAGACGGTTAAATCTGAGCGGGACGTCTATTTTAAGAAGATGGTTAGCTCAGTATCATGAAGAAGGGATTGCTGGGTTTAATACTAAACGGACTTATACCAATATGACTAAGCAAGATAAAATCAAAATAGTGAAACCAATAAGAGATGATAAAGAAAAGTCTCAACAAGAACTCATTGATGAACTTACAGCTTTACGCGCAGAGGTCGCTTTTT TTAAAAAAGCTAAAAGCCTTAAAACTGAAGCAACGTACTTAAATTCAATTTGTACTGCGGACAGTGTTCAAGTTATTTCGGAATTAAGGCAAATTTATCCATTAAAGCTACTACTCAATATTGCCAAGATAGCCCGTAGTACTTATTTCTACCACATGAAAGCTGCATGCTCTAATGATAAATATACTGAGTTAAAACAGCAGATTAAATCTATATATCATAAGCATAAAGGATGTTATGGCTATCGTAGAATTACTCTTGCTCTGAAAAGTGCAGGAATAATCATCAACCATAAGTGTGTATATCGCCTCATGAAAACTATGGGGCTTAAATCACGTATCAGAGCACTAAAATATCGATCTTATAAAAGTGGTTGTGTCGGGATGGTGGCCGATAATGTTTTACAACGACAATTTAAAGCAAATCGTCCCAATCAGAAATGGGCAACTGATGTAACGGAATTTAATGTGAATGGTGAAAAACTTTATCTCTCTCCAATCATAGATTTATTTAATGGGGAAATTATTACCTTCCGAATCCAACGCAAACTCAATTATGAGTTAGTAAAAGAGATGCTCATTCATGCTTTGGCTAAACTTAAGCGACATGAAAAGCCAATTCTCCATTCAGATCAAGGATGGCAATATCAAATGGCTCATTACCAGCAGCAATTAAAGCAACATGGCTTAATTCAAAGTATGTCTCGTAAGGGAAATTGCTTAGATAATGCCGTAATAGAAAGCTTCTTTGGAATATTAAAATCGGAGTGCTTTCATGGTGAAAAATTTCAATCAATTGATGAATTAGAGAAAACCATACAAACGTACATTCATTATTATAATCATGAGAGAATCAAGGTGAAGTTACAAGGTTTATCCCCTGTACAATATAGAAACCAGTTTTTAAAAACTGCTTAA
- the xseA gene encoding exodeoxyribonuclease VII large subunit, whose translation MSEPQFSLSEYLGTVQEVIRLAFDEPVWVKAEIRNLNIKGGHYYLELAEKDAETDKVIASCKATIWKFSASKIVLKFERETGIEISSDLNVLIKIRARFDPQYGFSVNIEEIDSSFTLGEIAKRYQQIIERLTQEGLIHKNKLLPTPFDIQNVLVIAPQNAAGLGDFKKDADALERNGVCHFVYHTATFQGNTAATSLIESLGSGLRQWASIFNFPPDLIVIIRGGGSVNDLAYLNDYELAALLCKRTVPIWVGIGHEKDRTILDEIAHRSFDTPSKVIAGIRNHIVERVQEAVDSLQTIKLLSQHQITTYQSKNDQLLHQIKSSAQGQLNSAHHSLDQIKERIQFSSQQQVKFSLAQIESLMKEVLLQNPKQVQAKGYAIVRSEGKAIRSIHQISNPAIAIEMQDGVIEANITQVIPNE comes from the coding sequence ATGTCTGAACCTCAGTTTTCCCTTAGTGAATATCTCGGCACAGTTCAGGAAGTCATACGTTTGGCTTTTGATGAGCCAGTTTGGGTAAAAGCAGAGATTCGGAATTTAAACATTAAAGGCGGTCATTACTATTTAGAGCTTGCAGAAAAAGATGCAGAGACTGATAAGGTCATTGCAAGTTGTAAAGCCACCATCTGGAAATTTTCGGCAAGTAAAATTGTTTTAAAGTTTGAGCGTGAAACTGGTATTGAGATTTCAAGCGATCTAAATGTTCTCATCAAAATTAGAGCCCGTTTTGATCCTCAATATGGATTTTCCGTCAATATTGAAGAGATCGACTCAAGCTTTACCTTAGGTGAAATTGCTAAACGTTATCAGCAAATTATTGAACGACTCACGCAAGAAGGGTTAATTCACAAGAACAAACTTTTGCCTACTCCTTTCGATATTCAAAATGTTTTAGTCATTGCTCCTCAAAATGCTGCGGGCCTAGGTGACTTTAAAAAAGATGCCGATGCTCTAGAGAGAAATGGTGTTTGCCATTTTGTGTATCACACCGCCACTTTTCAAGGGAATACGGCCGCAACTAGCTTGATTGAGTCTTTAGGTTCAGGTTTAAGACAATGGGCCAGCATATTTAACTTTCCACCAGACTTGATTGTAATTATTCGTGGTGGCGGATCTGTGAATGATCTGGCTTATTTAAATGACTATGAACTTGCTGCCCTACTCTGCAAACGTACTGTACCCATTTGGGTCGGTATTGGTCATGAAAAAGACCGTACCATTCTTGATGAAATTGCCCATCGTTCATTCGACACGCCCAGTAAAGTAATTGCTGGTATACGCAACCATATTGTTGAACGCGTCCAAGAAGCTGTCGATAGTCTACAAACCATTAAGCTTCTTTCGCAGCATCAAATTACGACTTACCAAAGTAAGAATGATCAGCTACTTCATCAGATTAAATCTTCAGCCCAAGGTCAACTTAACTCGGCACATCACTCACTTGACCAAATAAAAGAACGTATTCAGTTTAGTTCACAGCAACAGGTTAAATTTTCATTAGCTCAAATTGAATCTTTAATGAAAGAAGTCCTTTTACAAAATCCGAAACAGGTTCAAGCCAAAGGCTATGCAATTGTTAGGTCAGAAGGAAAAGCGATTCGCTCTATACATCAAATTTCAAACCCAGCCATTGCCATTGAAATGCAAGATGGTGTGATTGAAGCCAACATTACACAGGTAATTCCAAATGAATAA
- a CDS encoding class I SAM-dependent methyltransferase — translation MITQHDINQKQYQNKSLDYLNSQAHSEGIEFNKFIHEIQKYEKAVVLDLGCGGGHVSYNVAPHADLVFAYDLSHEMLDTVSKAASQRKLKNIFVQQGIAEDMPFSDHQFDVVISRYSAHHWQHVPTAMKEVNRVLKPDGIVIFVDIISSSSPILDTFLQTIETIRDPSHVRNYSVKEWVYFIEDAGFDLVGLDKQTLSLDFDSWVKRMKTPEDQIKTLRYLQEGSSDLVKKYFKIQNDGSFESHVGYFVFKKLGF, via the coding sequence ATGATCACCCAGCACGATATAAACCAAAAACAATATCAAAATAAATCTTTAGACTATTTAAATAGCCAAGCTCATTCTGAAGGAATTGAATTTAATAAATTTATTCATGAAATTCAGAAATATGAAAAGGCTGTTGTCCTAGATTTAGGCTGTGGTGGTGGTCATGTCTCTTATAATGTTGCTCCGCATGCGGATCTAGTCTTTGCATACGATTTATCTCATGAAATGTTAGACACAGTGTCTAAGGCCGCTAGCCAACGCAAATTAAAAAACATTTTTGTGCAGCAGGGCATTGCCGAAGATATGCCTTTTAGTGATCATCAGTTTGATGTCGTGATTAGCCGATATTCAGCTCATCATTGGCAGCATGTTCCGACTGCCATGAAAGAAGTAAACCGCGTTCTTAAGCCAGATGGTATTGTTATTTTTGTAGATATTATTAGTTCTAGCTCGCCTATATTAGATACGTTTTTACAAACGATCGAGACTATTCGAGACCCAAGTCACGTAAGAAACTATAGTGTGAAAGAGTGGGTTTATTTTATTGAAGATGCAGGCTTTGACTTAGTGGGTTTAGATAAACAAACGCTCTCGTTAGACTTTGATAGTTGGGTAAAGCGTATGAAAACTCCCGAAGATCAAATTAAAACTTTACGCTATTTACAGGAAGGTTCATCTGACCTTGTTAAGAAATATTTCAAAATTCAAAATGACGGTAGCTTTGAAAGCCATGTTGGTTATTTTGTCTTTAAGAAATTAGGGTTTTAA
- a CDS encoding Lrp/AsnC family transcriptional regulator, which yields MNRTEYTLDRIDRKILSALRGNGRLTVAQLAEEVGLSSSPCWTRLKRLETLKIIEGYTVNVNPKAIGIHEVFFIEITLERHDDEMLENFSEALADIPEVVEAHLVTGDYDYLVKVAVKDADHYERFLRKKLYSIKGIRHTRSTFALRPLKSANTADLMLIE from the coding sequence TTGAACAGAACAGAATACACACTAGATCGCATAGATCGGAAAATTTTATCTGCATTACGTGGCAATGGCCGTTTAACCGTTGCTCAATTAGCAGAAGAAGTCGGTCTTTCATCCTCACCATGCTGGACACGGCTCAAACGTCTGGAAACTTTAAAAATTATTGAAGGCTATACAGTAAACGTGAACCCAAAAGCGATTGGTATTCATGAAGTATTCTTTATAGAAATTACCTTAGAACGCCATGACGATGAAATGCTGGAAAATTTCAGCGAAGCATTAGCTGATATACCTGAAGTTGTAGAAGCTCATCTGGTGACAGGTGATTATGATTATTTGGTTAAAGTAGCAGTAAAAGATGCTGATCATTACGAACGTTTTTTACGGAAAAAACTCTATTCAATTAAGGGAATTCGACACACCCGTTCGACTTTTGCCCTACGCCCCCTTAAATCTGCCAATACAGCCGATTTAATGTTAATTGAATAA
- a CDS encoding LysE family translocator: protein MGGLLVFITIAFLTLLSPGPGVLFTVTNSINYGVKTALFGISGLIIGMFVIAVISASGVGLIITSNPTIFTVLKFIGAFYLMYLGYKNFSKKTPSQDLITDPQNDKNVSKAKLFYQGLLASLLNPKTIVFFIALFPQFIDIKKEILTQFLVLSLTFCFIGFLIHLVYANFSSIFKEKMLAGNNFSILNKISGAIFFLLAVLLITQ, encoded by the coding sequence GTGGGCGGTCTTTTAGTATTTATAACAATTGCATTTCTTACCCTATTAAGCCCCGGCCCTGGCGTTTTATTTACTGTCACAAATTCAATCAATTATGGTGTTAAAACTGCTTTATTCGGTATTAGCGGTTTGATCATTGGTATGTTTGTAATTGCTGTAATTTCCGCTAGTGGTGTCGGTCTTATTATTACGAGTAACCCTACTATTTTTACGGTTTTAAAATTTATTGGTGCATTTTATCTAATGTATCTTGGATATAAAAACTTCAGCAAAAAAACACCATCGCAAGATTTAATCACTGATCCGCAAAACGATAAAAATGTTAGTAAAGCGAAACTCTTTTATCAAGGTCTACTTGCATCTTTGCTTAACCCGAAAACAATCGTATTTTTTATTGCTCTATTCCCTCAATTTATTGATATCAAGAAAGAAATTTTAACTCAGTTTTTAGTTCTCTCTTTAACCTTTTGTTTTATTGGCTTCTTAATTCATTTAGTCTATGCAAACTTCTCTTCAATTTTTAAAGAAAAGATGTTGGCTGGAAATAATTTTTCTATACTCAATAAAATTAGTGGCGCTATTTTCTTTTTGCTTGCCGTTTTACTCATTACACAATAA
- a CDS encoding cold-shock protein — translation MSTTTGTVKWFNETKGFGFIVTDEGKDIFAHFTDIQTQGFKVLLEGQRVEFTVVQGKKGPQASNIVILQNS, via the coding sequence ATGTCTACTACTACTGGTACAGTAAAATGGTTCAATGAAACTAAAGGTTTTGGTTTTATTGTGACTGATGAAGGTAAAGATATTTTTGCTCATTTTACTGATATTCAAACACAAGGTTTTAAAGTTCTATTAGAAGGTCAACGTGTTGAGTTTACCGTAGTGCAAGGTAAAAAAGGACCTCAAGCTTCAAATATTGTGATTCTTCAAAACTCATAA